A region of the Pseudarthrobacter oxydans genome:
AAATGCTTGACCGGATACCGATGAACAGGTTCGGGGACCCGGAAGACTTGGTGGGTGCCGCAGTTTTCTTGGCGTCGGCGGCATCCAGTTACATCACCGGTCAACTGCTCATGGTAGATGGCGGATGGACAGCCAGTTAATAAGAGCAACAGCAATCCCACGCATGGTTATTGGCAATCGTCTGTAAAACTGGAGGAAAAATGGTAAGAGATATGAACGTGGACCGCAGGCAGTTCCTGAGGTTGTCTGGAATCGGGGTCATCGGCATTGCCGCGGTTCCAACGCTTGCAGCCTGTGGAACAGCGGCTGCAGGAGGCGAAAAACTGAAAATTGGGGCGTTTTTCCCCGTTTCAGGGCCTCTGGCTCTCCTCGGGGAAGAATCCTGGCGGGGAGTACAAATCGCAACCGACCTGCGCAACAAGGCCGGCGGCGTCGCAGGTAAGAATATCGAACTGATGTTCGCAGACATTCCGGATGTCAACGCTGCTACTTCAGAGTCACGCCGTCTGGCATCGAGCCCGGACGTCAAGCTTGCGATCGGGTCCTATTCGTCGGCTCTTTCCCTGGCTGCTTCCGAAGTATTTGCCCGGGGCGGGCGCAGCTTCGTTGAACTGGGCGCGGTGTCCGAAGAAATCACGGCCCGCGGCTATGAGAACGTGTATCGCTTCAACCCGTCCGCCGGTGACTTCACCAAGATGCAGATGAGGTTCATCAGCGAGTACTTGTCGAAAAAACTGGGTAAGCCGGTGTCAGAGCTCCGGGTGATCCTTGCCCATGAAGACTCGGCCTACGGGCAGTCGGTTGCCGAGAACGCCAAGAAGGACGCGGCCGCCGCAGGTATTGCGAATTTTTCCACGGAACCTTACAACGCCAAGTCCACGGACCTTTCGTCGACTGTCTTGAGGATGAAGGATAAGGCCCCCGACATCGTCATGGCCGTTTCTTACGCGGCCGACGCCGTCCTGCTCGGCCGGCAGATCCGAGACAACGGACTCAAACTTGGTGCGTTCATTGGAACCGGCGGCGGCCACAGCCTGATGAGTTTCCGCGAAGCGCTGGGGGACGCAGCAGACGGTATCTTCGATGTCGATTTCACCCAGATCTATGTCAACGAAAAATTCACTCCCGGCATTCAGGACTTCACATCCCAATACAAGGAGCGGTACAACGGACTCCCGGCCTCAGGGCACGCCCTTGCGAACTTTACTGGCGCCAACCTGCTCTTTGACCTCCTGGAGAAATCAGGTGGAAAGGACGCTCCGGCCGAATTCCGCAAAGCTGCAACATCTTTCAAGCTGGACCAGGGTAAGACCGCAGCAGGATGGGGTTTTGAACTTAACGACAAAAACCAGAACGAGCGTTCGGACGTATACATCATGCAGTGGAAGGGCCCAAGGCTCGAAACTGTTTGGCCACCGGAAGCCGCAGTTCGTGAACCGGAAATCGTCACGCCGTTCGGCGTTTGAACGCTCCCGAAGGACAAAATGAGTCTCATTATGCAAGCGCTAGTGGCGGGGCTACTGCTAGGTGGCGTGTATGCACTGATAGCGGTCGGCCTGAATCTAATCTTTGGCGTTGTCAAGATCATCAATTTTGCCCACGGTGAATTTGTGATGATGGCAATGTACGCCACATTCTGGATGTGGACGGCTTGGAACTTAAGCCCCTATCTTTCCATCTTTATCATCACGCCGTTGATGTTCGTGTTCGGTATGGTGTTGCAGAGATTCATTCTGCAGCCCATGCAGAATTCGTCTCCGACAATGAAGATCTTCGTCACGCTGGGCCTGTCGATCCTGCTGCAGAACCTGGCACTTGTCCTCTTCGGTGGGCAATTCCGTAGCACCCAGTTTCCGTGGGCGGAGAAAAATGTGACGGTGATCGGCATCAGTGCAACGTATGGTCGTGTCGCCGCATTTGTGGTGGCGCTGGTACTGGTTGCTGTCCTGTTTTACGTCATGAAAAAAACCCTGATAGGCAAGGTTCTGCGAGCCCTGGCCGAAGACCGCGAGACCTCCGGACTTATCGGGATCCCGGTGAAGAAGTACTACCTGGTGGCAATGGGACTGGGAACAGCTATTACTGCCATCGCCGGTGTTCTAATCGCGCCATTTCATTCTGTATTCCCGCTGGCGGGTGCACATATCACTTTGTTGGCCTTCGTCGTCGTTGTACTCGGCGGCCTCGGGAACATGGTCGGATCGTTGGTTGGGGGGCTGCTCTTGGGCGCGGTTGAGACCGTGGTGGGTACGTTCATTGATCCGGCACTGCAGCTGGTGGCTGTTT
Encoded here:
- a CDS encoding ABC transporter substrate-binding protein; translated protein: MNVDRRQFLRLSGIGVIGIAAVPTLAACGTAAAGGEKLKIGAFFPVSGPLALLGEESWRGVQIATDLRNKAGGVAGKNIELMFADIPDVNAATSESRRLASSPDVKLAIGSYSSALSLAASEVFARGGRSFVELGAVSEEITARGYENVYRFNPSAGDFTKMQMRFISEYLSKKLGKPVSELRVILAHEDSAYGQSVAENAKKDAAAAGIANFSTEPYNAKSTDLSSTVLRMKDKAPDIVMAVSYAADAVLLGRQIRDNGLKLGAFIGTGGGHSLMSFREALGDAADGIFDVDFTQIYVNEKFTPGIQDFTSQYKERYNGLPASGHALANFTGANLLFDLLEKSGGKDAPAEFRKAATSFKLDQGKTAAGWGFELNDKNQNERSDVYIMQWKGPRLETVWPPEAAVREPEIVTPFGV
- a CDS encoding branched-chain amino acid ABC transporter permease; translation: MSLIMQALVAGLLLGGVYALIAVGLNLIFGVVKIINFAHGEFVMMAMYATFWMWTAWNLSPYLSIFIITPLMFVFGMVLQRFILQPMQNSSPTMKIFVTLGLSILLQNLALVLFGGQFRSTQFPWAEKNVTVIGISATYGRVAAFVVALVLVAVLFYVMKKTLIGKVLRALAEDRETSGLIGIPVKKYYLVAMGLGTAITAIAGVLIAPFHSVFPLAGAHITLLAFVVVVLGGLGNMVGSLVGGLLLGAVETVVGTFIDPALQLVAVFAVFIIVLLARPQGIFGGSASNAEVGLK